In one Rhopalosiphum padi isolate XX-2018 chromosome 3, ASM2088224v1, whole genome shotgun sequence genomic region, the following are encoded:
- the LOC132927601 gene encoding uncharacterized protein LOC132927601 produces MASMATLFMLLAVTFRIQAMYDVPDIFPQTEPGQELPDTQVIVDRIKDSCPPFGSPDEQFKVMVLGSLNPPAGGCASMRADIGDNVPAFEILLGNIDYSIKGHQKVVLLRNRRGYTFQCSSKHPFIENGNIEGWYVQLYIHSAKKNDYRCSLYKIFNELGTIKMLISADEWCDGLPQILRYDGYGVPDGFSTNGSLALIFSKHWIPNPFPEFPEYDLLSDMCALG; encoded by the exons ATGGCGTCCATGGCAACTTTATTTATGCTACTTGCGGTCACTTTTCGCATACAGGCGATGTACGATGTACCTGATATCTTTCCACAAACAGAACCAGGACAAGAGCTCCCGGATACACaag TCATCGTGGATAGAATCAAAGATTCCTGCCCACCATTCGGATCACCAGACGAACAATTTAAAGTGATGGTGTTGGGCAGTTTAAATCCACCGGCAGGCGGATGTGCTTCTATGCGAGCAGACATTGGCGATAATGTACCAGCGTTTGAAATTTTGCTTGGCAATATCGATTATAGCATTAAAGGTCACCAAAAAGTGG TACTTCTAAGAAATAGAAGAGGCTACACGTTTCAGTGTTCATCTAAACATCCATTCATAGAGAATGGAAATATTGAAGGCTGGTATGTCCAACTATATATCCATAgtgcaaaaaaaaatgactacaGATGTAGT ttgtacaaaatattcaatgaaCTAGGAACAATCAAGATGTTGATTAGTGCGGATGAATGGTGTGATGGTCTGCCACAGATTTTGAGATATGACGGTTACGGAGTACCAGATGGATTTTCTACAAATGGTTCTCTTGCTCTTATATTTTCTAAGCATTGGATACCGAATCCATTTCCAGAATTTCCAGAGTATGACTTATTAAGTGACATGTGTGCTTTAGGGTGA
- the LOC132925555 gene encoding LOW QUALITY PROTEIN: uncharacterized protein LOC132925555 (The sequence of the model RefSeq protein was modified relative to this genomic sequence to represent the inferred CDS: inserted 2 bases in 1 codon; deleted 1 base in 1 codon): MTFLGMDSELTKLIKTDKSFREKTDVDYHKGNSPLLNFKIDITLSVXYMHNVCLGVMKRMLQFWLKGPRPVRLNKIDIDIISSELINFKKTFLAEFSRLPRSLEEVEFWKAAEYRSFLLYTGPIVLKGRLKKKFYEHFIIIHTAICFLASNETYLTYNDMATTLIRKFVYDYSILYGNEFITYNVHSLIHLSNFVKHHRPLDSFSAFKFENYLQFVKKSLKNATFPLQDIYNRIIQHRELQLQSNGHFILKDNSIVVVKFFKIFQWSNIELEVVKYNTYSAMSNTNSIIESNIVGSFYGYCH, translated from the exons ATGACCTTTTTAGGAATGGACTCagaattaactaaattaattaaaactgatAAATCTTTTCGTGAAAAAACTGATGTGGATTATCATAAAGGCAATAGtccattgttaaattttaaaattgatattacatTATCAGT GTACATGCATAATGTTTGTTTGGGTGTTATGAAGAGAATGCTACAATTTTGGTTGAAAGGACCAAGGCCAGTTAGacttaataaaatagatattgacattatttcttcagaacttataaatttt aaaaaaacatttcttgCGGAATTTAGTAGGCTACCTAGGTCGCTTGAAGAAGTTGAATTTTGGAAAGCCGCTGAATACAGATCATTTTTACTCTATACTGGGCCTATTGTCTTGAAGGGgagattaaagaaaaaattctacgagcattttattattattcatacagcTATTTGCTTTCTTGCTTCTAATGAGACTTACTTAACTTATAATGATATGGCTACAacattaattagaaaatttgtctatgattattcaattttgtatgGAAATGAATTCATAACGTACAATGTTCatagtttaatacatttatctaattttgtaaaacatcatAGACCACTAGATTCTTTCAGcgcatttaaatttgaaaattatttgcagtttgttaaaaaaagcttaaaaaatgcAACATTTCCCCTTCAAGATATTTATAACCGTATTATACAACATAGAGAACTTCAATTACaatca AAcggtcattttattttaaaagataatagtATTGTGgttgtaaaattttttaaaatatttcaatggtCAAATATTGAGTTAGAAGTAGTGAAGTATAATACTTATTCTGCAATGTCTAATACTAACTCTATAATTGAATCAAATATTGTTGGATCATTTTAT GGTTATTGTCATTAG